TGTTGACAGAGCTGGCTCGTCACccagtgcagggggttggactggatgacctcttaGTTCCATTCCAATTCGGCGAtcgttatttatttgtcaattagATCGGTAGGCGTGCTTATTTTGCGACCCACGATGCTGTGAAAGAGGTGAAAGAAAAGGCgcagagagaaaaaatatgtGCTGTGAACTccgtgtaggcatcaggaagggcagccggccagtaaacgctcCGCTCCTGATTCTACCTGGAATTAAGGGATTAccgggttattttttaaaaaagggggggtgttTTAGATGCTATGAAAGAAGTCATCTTTATTTGAATGAGCATACCTTGATATCTATTTTTACAGAACAGGTCTATATGCGCTTTTAGCACAATGTCGGCTGGTCTTTCTGAACCAAGCAAGGGCTGTACTGCAGAGCTCAACGTTCAAAAACCTGCTTTCCGCAGGCTGTGGGTTCAAGAAGGGCTCCCCGCCCTCCCTCGATTTTTTTGCCTTAACACCCAAATTAAACCGCCCAGCCCTATCGGCTTTGCATTCCCCCTTCCTGTATTTGCAGCCTTAGCAAAACAACCGCACTCGGCTGTGTGATGTAACGCTTGCTGGATTGCTGTTTCCAGCTCGTGGGTTTCATCACCGCGCAACCTTTCTCCCAGTCTTTCTTCTGAGATCACAACTCCGAGTGTCAGAATTCCCTGGGTCTTGCGCAATTACGATATCTTTCTCCGTGGACATGCCCAAGCTGAAGATTCAGCTAGATTTCctgttactttttttaaattattattattatcgtttAAAAATTCCTTGCTGGggcctcttttctcttctcttccgtcCTCCAGAAATCTtgctcgggttttttttttttggacacctcctcctcctcctggatttTTTCCATCTCTGTTTTGCTTCAACGTCTCCCTGGGTCGCTGGAGGCTAGAGTTGTGCTAAGCGTCAGTTAAGGAgtggagtgtgtgtttgtgtgtgtgtgtctttccagGGCAAACTGATTAAATCCCCTCTTCGAttttgctgttgttgctgttgttgttgttggtgttgaCAAATCGATCGGATGCATGAAATCGGCGATGCGATGCTTACTGGGCTGTTTCCGACACAAAATTTGAACAGCAGGTCTGAGTAGAACggctcgcctccagaagttgtcggtgctccatcactggcagcttttaagaagagacaggataactatttgtctggaatgggataTAGGGTCTCTCCTGCTGGAACAGGGatggcagggggggttggactagaagacctccaaggtcccttccaactctgttggtcTGTCATTAGAATCAAAACAAAGATTTTTTATTCAAATAGCTCTATTATTCTAGGCTCGATTCTGTGTTCTATGTTTGAGCCAAATCGAGGGACTGGTGCCGAGAAGAAGGGATTGACTTgctcttcaaagcaccagagggcagacgAGAAGTAACGGGTGGAAACATGTCAGAGGGaaatccaatctagaattaaggagaaattccctgacagtgagaacaattgatccggTAACTGCtaatcaattagaatagaatagaatagaatagaatagaatagaatagaatagaatagaatagaatagaatagaatagaatagaataggaattttttattggccaagtgtgattggacacacaaggaatttgtcttggttcagaatagaatagaatagaatagaatagaatagaatagaatagaataacagagttggaagggaccttggaggtcttctagtccaaccccctgcccaggcaggaaaccctacaccatttcagacaaatggttaaccaacattttcttaaaacttcccagtgttggagcattcacaacttctggaggcaagtcgttccactgattaattgttgtaactgtcaggaaatttctccttagttctaggttgcttctctccttggttagtttccacccattgcttcttgttctgccctcaggtgctttggagaatagcttgactccctcttctttggggcagcccctgagatattggaacactgctgtcatgtcttccctggtccttcttttcattaaactagacctacccagttcctgcaactgttcttcatatgttttagcctctggtcccttaatcatctttgttgctcttctctgcactctttctagagtctcagcatcaaaTTCACCGCCACTGTTTTTGTTTTCCCAACCAGGAGTTGTCTCCGTGCTGCTGATCGCACACTGCAAATTCTCATCTGGAAAACCTTTGCAACAAAACGGCAACAATTCCTTGTGTCACAACGTTCGGCCTTGCAAGCATCCAGTCTTTGATCAAGTCCGGTGCCTGGTGTCCCATCTGAACGTCTCAGCTCCAGCGTTATTTGAGCATTATGTAAGTGGTCCCCGTTGCTATCCTAACTACAGGTAGATCTTGACTTAGGACGGTCAGCGgaatgccttgtgactcactatagTAATCCTCGTGGAAAAGGTTATTTGttactcattgtttttggtactcatcgtgCCTCCTGGAACCCATTAAGGATGAGTACCGAGGTATCAttgtacttggaaaccacttctggactttatactggaggtggggaaaaaatgaaagtttGGTTTTTTGGGTTTCGCTGACCGGATAAGTTAGTTGTTATAGAAACGGCTAGTAATTAttataagaaatttcctgacagtgagaacaattaaccggtggaacaacttgcctccagaagttgtaaaggctccaacactggaagtctttaagaagatgttggttaaccatttgtctgaagtggtgcagggtttcctgcctaaccagggggttggactagaagacctccaaggtcccttctaactctgttattctattctattctattctattctattctattctattctattctattctattctattctattctattctattctattctattctattctaatctattctattctattctattctattctattctattctactctagttattattctattctattctgttctacttattattctattctattctattctattctattctattctattctattcttatgtaaaagtaaaaaattgaggttgtatgttattaccttattctactgcaacaaAACGAATTGGGAGTCACTGCTTTTCTTTCGATGGAgtgtgtgcagtggtgggtttcaaatttttttactaccggttctgtgggtgtggcttggtgggcgtggcaggggaaggatactgtaaaatccccattcccaccccaatccaggggcaggttgctgcaaaatccccctttctcccaatcagctgggactcgggagggagagaatagacggggggtgggggccagtcagaatttgtactaccggttctccagaactggtcagaacctcctgaaaccccaTCTCTGGGTGTGTGAAAGTAGCATGTGGATGTTGAACGCTCTCAacatgtttcactttccaaacatggCCGTCAATGTGGTGGGGAGAGGCGGGGTTGTCCAacgttggccattttaagaccatgctgactggggaattctgggagttgaagtccacaggtcttaaagtggccaggatTGGACACTCCTGGCATAAAAGATTGCGTTCCCAAGTGGAAGGCTCTTTTGCTTTGTCTTCTGTAAGGGATGGTGATGGTTGCtagttgggttgttgttgttttttgtattaattttttttttattttccataataattcccacaatttgaccactgtatagtacaatcacttatccaacaatcgatcctatactcaaattatgctcaatcgggcctgctcggtcgccactcccttccttaatcctttctacccttctcatccttcttctactttccccaccatcctcctcctcactttcctacttcctctcctccttcccacttctcacttccatcctttctaaccctctatcttcccctccttctcctcctcctatcctttcttccccttcccttctctcctacctacctgcctacctactttcttccttcttcactcctctttccttaccctttcccttccggagtggttaccgagcagccccgactttactccattccaacttatttaattctaccattattcctgtacaatgacaatcaatcaatttataatcttccctcttcccccccccccccgagacttcccagaacagaatacagggtatagcaactaacaaacataatctaaagtaTAACATAaaccatgggttttttttttaacgccCCTAAATTTGGTTCTCTTGTTTCTCCGAAGCAGCTCAGAACCCAAGGACACCCTTTCACTGAGAAGAAGAAGTTGGATGAGTTTTGTGAGCCCGACCAGGAGTTTCCTCCTTTCGTCAGCTCTCTCAGCGACAAGGAGCGGGTGATCAACCTCTACCAGATCTTTGCCTTTTTCAACGCCTCCTTGGACAATATCACCAAAGACCAAGAAAACCTCGACAACAACCCTGAGTCCAAAGAAGACTTGCTACGGCGGCTCAGAAATACCACCAACAATACCGCGGGCCTCCTGTCCAATCTCACCTGCCTGCTCTGCTCCAAATACAAAGTGAACCACGTGGACGTGACCTATGGCAACCATTCCAGTGCCGACAGctttgagaaaaaacaaaaaggttgCCAGATACTCCGGAAATACACAAAAGTCATCGGCCACGCTGCGCAAGCTTTGGGACATTGTCGTCACAAGCAGACGTGATTCTAAGCTGCGCATCCTGGcctggtcctcctcctcctcctccttctctctcctatcACCTCCTatctcaggggtcggcaaccttacacactcaaagagccacaaaagtcctaaccggaatcccccattcaattctggagccgaccggaggtccggttcccccatcataatCTCTCCTCCTAGCGCAACATCCTtcctcctctacctgtcctaaccgagagccctatcaattgtggagccaaccagtaacagggagccgcagcagagggatgaaagggccacatgcggctccagagccacaggttgctgacttatcttatcttatctctttctctttttttctggacCTCCTTTCCCATCTCCTCTTTTCGTACAGCGAGGAAGAAATCTTGCTGGATACGGAGGGCTTCTTCTGTAATTTCAACCTCTAGGCTtatcttgaaatattttttttcccccacccagtTTTGAGGTGGAAATACCAGAGTATTTATTTGCATCTCAGGGTTGTGTTACACACAAAAAATATCAACTTCTCTGTctgctttcctatttttttttaaaattcccttgAAAAGAGCCAGAGAGTCCAGCACCTTAACAAATATTTAAAGGACAATGGAAGTCAAGAATATTTacttaatataaatgtataaacaaaGGATGGGATGAAAGGATGGGAATTAACATTTTTCTGCTCACCGCAGGAATAATTTCGTAGCCCTTTTTTGCAGGGCTAAAAATCTTTTCCCAAAGCCTCAGGCATTTTTGAAATttgaatattccttttttttttttgagtcgatgtctagtttaatttaaTAATAGTTTAATAATAGTTTATTGGATGTATTTTTATGATAATATctaatgttattattttattgtgctatATTGgagatattgtgtgtgtgtgtgtgtgtgtgtgtgtatgtgtgtgtccatATGCGCAGCACATAAACACACAACCACATGTATAGTTTACTTCTGGCTAGTATGAAAACCTAGCCTTTTGGCTGCCGGAATCTGTCcctttaaaaagtttatttttttcagtgttgggCGACACAAATTTTTTGAACTATTTAGGGTTCAAAATCCTTCCTGAGGGTCAGATTGCTAATTTATATCGGTTTCCAACCGATTTAAGTGCTTTCTTGGTTCTCTCTTTCCCAACCACACAATCTTGTATGATAAATAACAGTgccaatctacctcacaggactgttgtggAAACGATCTAAAATGCTTTGAATGTTCCACtattatttattatcttttttttttttttttaaaaagcaatattcCAAGATTTCTCTCCAGTTCAAAGAGGGTTTTTGTCTTTCAGTATTTCGCCACTTTTTCCTGCCAATTTTTATGTAAAGAATTTTGTTTTAAACGATGCCTAAATGTGCACtaaaattgagagagagagaaagagagagagatggagagaaaaggTGCAATAATTCCAAATTTTGAAGAATACAATAAGCCCAGCTAACCCTAATTCTAATCCTAGCCCcaatgcaaaagaaaaatggaCGCAGAACAAAACTGTAAtggaaaaatgtatatatatatatatatatattttccaagcAAACGGGTGGATGCCGAACAAAATGAATGCATTGATTCCGTTCCACCCAATTCACTTTTATGTAGGCCAGCAAATTGGTTGGGTGTGTACTTAAGCATCTTCTCATCTATAGATTGGATGCATTCACAAACCACATTTGGCCTGCACGATGACCAAATTAAATTCCCCTGTTTTTCTAGCTTTGCACAAGACCTAAGAGTGAAACTAAAAGCTCACTGCACGGTGGGCCACTGGAAACAACCAAAActagccaaaattgaaacccaactGTGCTTTTAGTATGTTCTATGAATGCAGCCCCTGGATTCGTAACTGACATGGTTAATCAGGCGGTGGGGACACACACAGAGCTATCTGGGATCCCTCGCTACTGAGAATTTTAGTTTGCTTGAAATGTTACCTCCCGCGACCTTCTCGGGATATCCCTGACGAATGACAAAAgactacttttaaaaataaataccgtgtttccccgaaaataagaccaagtcttatattaatttttgctccaaaagagctTATtatccagttaggtcttattttgggggaaatacggtactaaatgcatctatctggctgacaatcttaactggggcttatttttggggaaggggtagggcttatattacgggCATcccgaaaaatcatgctaggacttattttctggttgggctttatttttggggggaacaGGGTACAAAGAGATAAATATTTGCATAGGTCTTTCAAAGGCGGCACCTTGGTTGTGTTGAGCCATCCAGGTTCTGCAGCATACCTTTAATCCTTTGaagacttcattaaaaaaaaaaaaagtttatctcCCGTTGCTTGGCGTAGACTCCTGGTCCGAATCctttttaaaggctaggaggtttAGTTGTCCTGTTTCTCCGCTTCTTTAACCTTCTCTCTTTACCAGCCTTTGAGATGGATGGTTGACAAGGTCAGAACTTCCTAACTTTGGAAAGAGACGGCTGTAAGAACGGAGGAAACCCCACCC
This genomic stretch from Ahaetulla prasina isolate Xishuangbanna chromosome 15, ASM2864084v1, whole genome shotgun sequence harbors:
- the LIF gene encoding leukemia inhibitory factor isoform X1, which codes for MSSLVLLFIKLDLPSSCNCSSYVLASGPLIIFVALLCTLSRVSASNSPPLFLFSQPGVVSVLLIAHCKFSSGKPLQQNGNNSLCHNVRPCKHPVFDQVRCLVSHLNVSAPALFEHYLRTQGHPFTEKKKLDEFCEPDQEFPPFVSSLSDKERVINLYQIFAFFNASLDNITKDQENLDNNPESKEDLLRRLRNTTNNTAGLLSNLTCLLCSKYKVNHVDVTYGNHSSADSFEKKQKGCQILRKYTKVIGHAAQALGHCRHKQT
- the LIF gene encoding leukemia inhibitory factor isoform X2, with translation MQFSMRILVAGVVSVLLIAHCKFSSGKPLQQNGNNSLCHNVRPCKHPVFDQVRCLVSHLNVSAPALFEHYLRTQGHPFTEKKKLDEFCEPDQEFPPFVSSLSDKERVINLYQIFAFFNASLDNITKDQENLDNNPESKEDLLRRLRNTTNNTAGLLSNLTCLLCSKYKVNHVDVTYGNHSSADSFEKKQKGCQILRKYTKVIGHAAQALGHCRHKQT